The bacterium genome contains a region encoding:
- a CDS encoding response regulator transcription factor: protein MKKLLLVEDEPGLIITLSDRLRREGFAVDIAENGTIALSKARKNRYDIILMDVMLPQSSGLDVCRDLRGDGDRTPILMLTAKSQTTDKVIGLKLGADDYLTKPFDMSELTARIEALLRRSEPANRMEASDNYSFNNIEVDFRKAEVRVHKKTVELSAQEFRLLRYMIEHRNATLSRDELLENVWNYGEDITTRTVDVHMAWLRQKLEPNPKRPQYFITVHRLGYKFVG, encoded by the coding sequence GTGAAAAAATTATTACTGGTCGAGGACGAACCCGGTTTAATTATAACTTTGTCGGATCGCTTACGGCGTGAAGGATTCGCCGTGGACATCGCTGAAAACGGCACCATCGCTTTGAGCAAAGCCCGAAAGAATCGTTATGATATTATTTTAATGGATGTGATGCTGCCGCAAAGTTCAGGTTTGGACGTGTGCCGCGATTTACGCGGCGACGGCGATCGTACGCCTATATTGATGTTGACCGCCAAAAGCCAGACGACCGATAAAGTGATCGGACTCAAACTCGGTGCCGATGATTATCTGACGAAACCTTTTGATATGAGCGAACTCACGGCACGTATCGAAGCGCTATTGCGACGTAGTGAACCGGCCAATCGCATGGAGGCGTCGGACAATTACAGTTTCAACAATATTGAGGTGGATTTTCGAAAAGCCGAAGTACGCGTCCATAAAAAAACAGTGGAGCTCTCAGCGCAGGAATTTCGATTGTTACGCTATATGATCGAGCATCGCAATGCGACTTTGTCCCGGGATGAATTACTTGAGAACGTTTGGAATTATGGCGAAGACATCACAACACGCACGGTGGATGTACACATGGCGTGGTTACGTCAAAAATTAGAGCCCAATCCCAAACGGCCTCAATATTTTATCACCGTCCACCGTCTAGGTTACAAATTTGTCGGCTGA
- a CDS encoding HAMP domain-containing histidine kinase encodes MAKSKRLHPGWIIALLTIALISIGTMQYIWLGRLSEGELTRMRSNLHISATRMASDFDSEISRLHEYLFRVDFDQPEQLPNILQSTVNKWQTGAVRQDLIRSVFYGRMSENNTPEVFLLDSAKPELHRVSDTLSNPIVLKLQRMRAMRSTGKEKNNLIIMQGHLLADYPYIIVTVNPMRKMLSLPWEQPAEEIIAVLLDTNAVKSWMDSLAGIHFGPSFENDVDIAVINDDQSEFFYKSNPNLPIAHWSKSDISAEIARIRTQDMFMVRVKGTRDKTTMKTLTVTQSIETSERTSNGAFNPIMDSIVTRLHADIKTSGCTLRVIHREGSLENAVKIVRWRNLFISAGVLLIMAAGLVILLIAQRKERILANQQLEFVAGVSHELKTPLAVIRSAGENLSDAIVTDANDVRRYGELIRGESKRLSDMVDQILDFSGIITDKNSLKMERLDLSIIITKCIASFPNDTPIHFENRQTTHNTIKGNHEALQTIFNNLIANAIKYNRANAPIRITLTDESPYIRTDITDRGIGIDKKDIPHIFEPFFRASGVRDAQIHGNGLGLSIVERYVALHSGTIRVESEPGKGSTFSVFLPEGT; translated from the coding sequence ATGGCAAAATCAAAACGATTACACCCGGGATGGATTATCGCGCTGCTTACCATAGCGCTGATCAGTATCGGAACAATGCAGTATATTTGGCTGGGGCGACTGAGCGAAGGCGAATTGACGCGCATGCGGAGTAATCTCCATATCAGCGCTACGCGTATGGCATCGGATTTTGACAGTGAAATATCGCGTCTACATGAATATCTTTTTCGAGTGGACTTTGATCAACCTGAACAGTTGCCCAATATCCTGCAAAGTACCGTCAATAAATGGCAAACCGGTGCTGTGCGTCAGGATCTGATTCGATCAGTTTTTTACGGTCGTATGTCTGAAAATAACACACCTGAGGTTTTTTTGTTGGATTCGGCAAAACCCGAACTTCATCGGGTTTCCGACACACTGTCAAACCCCATCGTTCTCAAATTACAGCGGATGCGTGCTATGCGCTCGACCGGTAAGGAAAAAAACAATCTGATTATCATGCAAGGCCACCTCCTTGCCGACTACCCATATATCATCGTGACTGTCAATCCGATGCGCAAAATGCTAAGCCTGCCGTGGGAGCAACCGGCTGAGGAAATCATAGCTGTTCTTTTGGATACGAATGCGGTCAAATCATGGATGGATAGTTTAGCAGGTATTCACTTTGGCCCATCATTCGAAAATGACGTAGATATCGCTGTTATCAATGATGACCAATCTGAATTTTTTTACAAATCCAATCCTAATTTACCGATCGCACATTGGTCAAAATCGGATATCAGCGCTGAGATTGCCCGTATTCGCACTCAAGATATGTTTATGGTTCGCGTCAAAGGCACCCGTGATAAAACGACCATGAAAACCCTGACCGTAACGCAATCCATTGAAACAAGCGAACGTACGTCAAACGGCGCATTTAATCCGATCATGGATTCGATCGTAACGCGGTTGCATGCCGACATCAAGACGTCAGGTTGCACGTTACGGGTCATACATCGTGAAGGCTCATTGGAAAATGCCGTCAAAATCGTACGATGGCGAAACCTTTTTATTAGCGCAGGCGTTCTGCTTATCATGGCCGCAGGACTCGTTATTCTTTTGATCGCACAACGAAAGGAACGGATATTAGCGAATCAGCAATTGGAATTTGTTGCCGGAGTTTCACATGAACTTAAAACGCCGCTTGCCGTTATCCGATCAGCCGGTGAAAATCTTTCCGATGCGATCGTAACCGATGCCAATGATGTGCGGCGTTATGGCGAGTTGATACGTGGTGAAAGCAAACGCCTATCGGACATGGTAGATCAGATTTTGGATTTTTCAGGTATCATCACCGATAAAAATTCATTAAAAATGGAGCGTTTGGATTTATCCATAATTATCACAAAATGCATCGCCTCATTTCCCAATGACACCCCGATTCATTTCGAAAACCGTCAAACGACGCATAACACGATTAAAGGTAATCATGAAGCTTTACAAACGATATTTAACAATCTGATCGCCAATGCGATCAAGTACAATCGCGCCAATGCACCGATACGTATCACGTTGACCGATGAATCGCCGTATATTCGCACCGATATAACCGACCGTGGTATTGGCATTGATAAAAAAGATATACCTCACATTTTTGAACCTTTCTTCAGAGCGTCCGGAGTACGCGATGCACAGATTCACGGCAATGGCCTCGGGCTCAGCATTGTGGAACGATATGTCGCATTGCATAGCGGCACTATCCGTGTTGAGAGCGAACCCGGTAAAGGAAGTACGTTTAGTGTTTTTCTTCCGGAGGGAACGTGA
- a CDS encoding PDZ domain-containing protein has product MKKIILILGMALLGVGGNAFAQGIRYMATGPVQPVDEVGVIFAEKENGLIADLIFPEHALPKGYKPQGIEKNDVLVMVNGVSVKTANELKAAYDKVKVGDTIKLGLKRGDEKMIASFAKIDPEHLPKRKMIKRTPDGKEIEETK; this is encoded by the coding sequence ATGAAAAAAATAATCCTCATCTTAGGTATGGCCCTGCTCGGTGTCGGAGGAAATGCATTCGCGCAAGGTATTCGCTATATGGCTACGGGTCCTGTGCAGCCGGTGGATGAAGTCGGGGTTATATTTGCAGAAAAAGAGAACGGTTTGATTGCCGATTTGATTTTTCCTGAACACGCATTACCCAAAGGTTATAAACCTCAAGGGATTGAAAAAAATGATGTGTTGGTGATGGTTAACGGGGTTTCGGTAAAAACCGCAAACGAGTTGAAAGCGGCTTACGATAAAGTCAAAGTCGGTGATACGATCAAACTCGGGCTAAAACGCGGGGATGAAAAAATGATTGCCAGTTTTGCCAAAATAGATCCCGAGCATTTACCAAAACGTAAAATGATCAAACGTACGCCGGACGGAAAAGAAATAGAGGAAACCAAATAA
- a CDS encoding ABC transporter ATP-binding protein, giving the protein MLEAAQLTKRYDDGALALNGISFQVHPGEIYAMLGGNGAGKTTTINIFFNFITPTSGEARVKGIITHQEPLRAKEQMAFVSENVMLYPNFTAMENLEFFAKLGGRADITESEMAATLSRVGLQSEAMNKKVRTFSKGMRQKCGIAIAIIKKAPAIILDEPTSGLDPKAGYEFNRLLIELKQEGKAILMSTHDIFRAKEVADHIGIMNRGSIVMQKNRDELAHEDLEKLYIEYMAGYMEPVAV; this is encoded by the coding sequence ATTTTAGAAGCGGCACAATTGACCAAACGTTATGACGATGGTGCTTTAGCGCTTAACGGTATTTCGTTTCAGGTTCATCCCGGTGAAATATATGCGATGCTTGGAGGGAACGGCGCCGGTAAAACGACGACAATTAATATTTTTTTCAATTTCATCACCCCGACATCCGGCGAGGCCAGAGTCAAAGGAATCATCACACATCAGGAACCTTTAAGGGCCAAAGAACAAATGGCTTTTGTGTCGGAGAATGTGATGCTCTATCCTAATTTTACAGCGATGGAGAATCTTGAGTTTTTTGCAAAGCTGGGCGGTCGCGCAGACATAACCGAATCGGAAATGGCAGCCACGTTATCACGTGTCGGACTACAAAGCGAAGCGATGAACAAAAAAGTCCGAACCTTTTCCAAAGGCATGCGGCAAAAATGCGGTATAGCCATCGCTATTATCAAAAAAGCTCCGGCCATTATTTTGGATGAACCTACATCGGGTTTGGATCCCAAGGCGGGGTATGAATTTAACCGATTACTGATCGAACTAAAACAAGAGGGTAAAGCGATCCTTATGTCCACTCATGATATTTTCAGGGCTAAGGAAGTGGCCGATCATATCGGAATTATGAACCGCGGCTCAATCGTGATGCAAAAAAACCGCGATGAATTAGCGCACGAAGATTTAGAGAAACTCTACATTGAATATATGGCGGGTTACATGGAACCGGTAGCCGTATAG
- a CDS encoding serine hydrolase, producing the protein MKKICCIVWFISSIATAQSRDAQVSELDSLIQSALRDGFHGLVWVESNDKPIYYKGFGFANESNNQKFDSTVFVQIGSTVKDFTRVAIYQLVEKRKLSLNDPLSKYMPGLAGEKNKITVQHLLNHTAGFPMGIKFDAEPLTKEEMVEHIRGLNLLSSPGVHEKYSNLGYSCLAYVIEKISGRSFDAYVDEYILKPLGMHHTGTYRPNFDRNKIAHGYRQHADIGIILDMPHDQDGHLWSLRGNGGYLSTFRDMKFFFDSFETDKLLSTPAFRMAVYDSKQPTVLAGSDMISFYGFANFPGIKARLMIASNHDNYMGHQLLESIEGYLRNGKNPMGKVIKTVEVDSPGESAEVFDLPKEGAGLTIRRYVEAFNSGNANTMKAFFENYAKSGDGFTPMERRLQNYNRLFSDLGVITVSSFQTRADGSWEVHVGSAKAKAIFNFQIETKAPWRFEALQIELGD; encoded by the coding sequence ATGAAAAAAATATGTTGCATAGTCTGGTTCATTAGTTCTATTGCTACGGCCCAATCGCGTGATGCACAAGTAAGCGAGTTAGATTCATTGATACAATCAGCTTTACGAGACGGGTTTCATGGATTGGTGTGGGTTGAAAGCAACGACAAGCCGATCTACTACAAAGGTTTTGGTTTTGCTAACGAAAGTAATAACCAAAAATTTGACAGTACGGTTTTTGTACAAATCGGTTCTACGGTCAAAGATTTTACGCGTGTTGCGATTTATCAACTAGTCGAAAAAAGAAAGTTATCTCTCAACGATCCGCTGTCCAAATATATGCCCGGCCTCGCAGGAGAAAAGAATAAGATTACCGTTCAGCACTTATTGAATCATACCGCCGGCTTTCCTATGGGCATCAAATTTGATGCGGAGCCGCTGACGAAAGAAGAAATGGTAGAACATATCAGAGGTCTAAATTTACTCTCAAGCCCGGGAGTGCACGAAAAATATTCTAACTTAGGTTATTCATGCCTTGCTTATGTCATAGAAAAAATAAGCGGTCGTTCATTTGATGCCTATGTGGACGAGTATATTCTGAAACCTTTAGGCATGCATCATACCGGCACATATCGCCCTAATTTTGATCGTAATAAAATAGCTCATGGATACCGTCAACATGCGGATATCGGTATTATTTTGGATATGCCGCATGATCAAGACGGGCACCTATGGAGTTTACGAGGGAACGGTGGTTATTTATCTACGTTTCGAGATATGAAATTTTTTTTTGATTCATTTGAAACGGACAAATTATTAAGTACGCCGGCATTTCGCATGGCCGTTTATGACTCCAAACAGCCTACGGTGCTGGCCGGATCAGATATGATTTCGTTCTATGGGTTTGCCAATTTTCCCGGTATCAAAGCGCGGCTCATGATTGCCAGTAATCATGATAATTACATGGGGCATCAATTGTTAGAATCCATTGAGGGATATTTACGCAACGGTAAAAACCCTATGGGAAAAGTTATCAAAACCGTTGAGGTAGATAGCCCCGGCGAGAGTGCAGAGGTTTTTGATTTACCCAAAGAGGGTGCGGGATTGACGATCCGACGATATGTTGAGGCTTTCAATAGCGGTAACGCGAATACGATGAAAGCGTTTTTTGAAAATTATGCCAAAAGCGGAGACGGTTTTACTCCGATGGAACGACGTTTGCAAAATTATAATCGGTTGTTTTCGGATTTAGGTGTTATAACCGTGAGTTCATTTCAAACACGTGCGGATGGTTCCTGGGAAGTGCATGTGGGCTCGGCGAAAGCGAAAGCAATTTTTAATTTTCAAATCGAAACTAAAGCGCCTTGGCGTTTTGAAGCTTTACAGATCGAATTAGGCGATTAG